The Cryptococcus neoformans var. grubii H99 chromosome 8, complete sequence DNA window TATGGCAATAAatgtggtggtggtggtggtggtggtgacgCGATCCATTACtatcattcatcatcaccatcatcatgagAACACTCTTAAAAACCACGTCCGAATAAACAAAGAAGATAGGAATTGGAGAAAAGACAGGGAGGAgaatgatgaggaggggaCGAAGACAGAAGGAGAGTGGTGGGAAAgcaaggtggaggaggggtatttgtggaggaggaaataAATGATCAGCAGAGCGCCACCAGGGCGGGGTTATTGGAACTCCGACGCGCGGCGGTGGCTCGCCCTCCATGATGCACGCCACGTCCATCGTCCCTTTCTATACTCGCCGTACGTAGCAATATCAGCCCCTTCTTTAGTTCCATCGTACCTCGTACTCTATAGCATCACCCAAAATCAGTAGAAACAATGGGCCTTTCTGTCTCCAAGCTCCTTAATGGCCTCTtcggcaagaaggaaatgcgTGCGTAAAATCGCCGTCGCCAGACTATTCACAAGCTTGACGTGTCGTCCTCTCCCGCTCATTCTGATATTTATTCCTCAGGAATCCTTATGGTCGGTCTCGATGCTGCTGGTAAAACAACCATCCTTTACAAGCTTAAACTCGGCGAAATTGTGACCACTATCCCTACCATTGGTGAGTGAAATATTCTCTTGAATACCGTTCAGGTGCACGCGACTCATCTTCTTAGGTTTTAATGTGGAAACGGTCGAGTACAAGAACATTTCTTTCACAGTCTGGGATGTTGGAGGACAGGATAAGATTCGACCCTTGTGGAGGCATTGTGAGTATTTCCAGATCTATCCTGCTGATCTGTGCTGACTTCAATGCGTGACCCAGATTTCCAGAACACTCAAGGTATCATTTTCGTTGTCGACTCCAACGATCGGGAGCGAATCACCGAGGCACGCGAGGAATGTGGGTAAATTCTCTGCTGAGCGAAAGACTGTTGCTTATCAGTGAACAGTGCAACGGATGTTGAGCGAGGACGAATTGAGGGATGCCTTGCTCCTTGTGTTCGCCAACAAACAGGTCAGCGTTTTTCATCTAAAATTATGTGCAACTTTTTAAT harbors:
- a CDS encoding ADP-ribosylation factor — protein: MGLSVSKLLNGLFGKKEMRILMVGLDAAGKTTILYKLKLGEIVTTIPTIGFNVETVEYKNISFTVWDVGGQDKIRPLWRHYFQNTQGIIFVVDSNDRERITEAREELQRMLSEDELRDALLLVFANKQDLPNAMNAAEITDKLGLHSLRQRSWYIQAACATSGDGLYEGLEWLSANLKRKSP